The following coding sequences lie in one Arachis ipaensis cultivar K30076 chromosome B03, Araip1.1, whole genome shotgun sequence genomic window:
- the LOC107632401 gene encoding uncharacterized GPI-anchored protein At4g28100-like, translated as MCNDSSSTTTLQTLKPILPNTSSGPGPSHPSTATIPAFPEQSDVKGCPLTLSDELFDGIKNACGGGGDSGSDMKLHRTRCCPVLASWLYSAYSSTALTHSHTHTSSLSYEMPLLPDDSETCVNDLENALKVRGIQLKRPNETCDVVFCFCGIRLHP; from the coding sequence ATGTGCAATGactcatcatcaacaacaaccctTCAAACCCTTAAGCCCATCCTCCCAAACACAAGCTCAGGCCCAGGCCCATCTCATCCATCAACAGCAACAATCCCTGCATTCCCTGAACAATCTGATGTCAAAGGTTGCCCATTGACACTCTCAGATGAACTCTTTGACGGTATAAAGAATGCTTGTGGAGGCGGTGGTGATAGTGGTTCTGACATGAAGCTCCACCGCACACGGTGCTGCCCTGTTCTTGCATCATGGTTATACTCTGCATATTCTTCCACTGCATTAACCCATAGCCATACCCACACATCATCATTGTCATATGAGATGCCATTGTTACCAGATGACTCAGAAACATGTgtgaatgacttagagaatgcACTGAAAGTGAGAGGGATTCAGCTGAAAAGACCCAATGAGACATGTGATGTTGTGTTCTGCTTCTGTGGGATAAGGCTTCACCCT
- the LOC107629362 gene encoding probable galactinol--sucrose galactosyltransferase 2 has product MTVKVVPSLNEERCLVVRGKVVLTDVPKNIQVSSIGTAESDSAAFLGATSHLPSSRHVFTLGILRGYKLLSLFRVKIWWMIPRVGKCASDVPLETQFLLLEAREDSALNGDDDNDEEFCSDSDEDPSTSQNTNYILFLPVLDGQFRSTLQGTQSNQLQFCVESGDAHIKTSQSLEAVFVNSGNNPFELVRNSIKILEKLKGSFSHIEHKKIPAHLDWFGWCTWDAFYNQVSPQGIREGLQSFSEGSCSPKFLIIDDGWQDTFNEFHKEGEPPIEGIQFATRLIGMKENKKFNNADLDNSCNNLHNFVDFIKHNFGLKYVYMWHALAGYWGGVFPSSEAMKKYNPKLSYPIQSPGNTGNLRDIAMDSLQKYGVGIMDPEKLQDFYNDYHSYLASCGVDGVKVDVQNVIETLGSGRGGRVSLTKWYQEALEESIAKNFKDNNLICCMSHNSDSIYSSKKSASARASEDFMPGKPKLQTLHIASVSFNSLLVGEIFVSDWDMFHSKHDTAEFHAAARAIGGCAVYVSDKPGNHDFEILKKLVLPNGSVLRARFAGRPTRDCLFKDPVMDGKSLLKIWNMNKFTGVVGVFNCQGAGSWPLKPVDGTPNNITLSGKVRPLDVEFLEDVAGENWNGNCAIYAFNSGVLTKLQNKEKLEVTLETLQCEIYTVSPIRVFGNDVEFAPIGLLDMYNSGGAVEYLNCTMDAVNDEECMVKIKTRGCGRFGAYSNVRPKRCMVEMKEENEFFYNHENGLLTINLDGSDCKSRGIELVY; this is encoded by the exons ATGACAGTGAAGGTGGTGCCTAGTTTGAATGAAGAGAGGTGCCTTGTGGTGAGGGGAAAAGTGGTTCTAACTGATGTTCCCAAAAACATTCAGGTTTCTTCAATTGGCACTGCTGAATCTGATTCTGCTGCTTTTTTGGGTGCTACTTCTCATCTTCCAAGTTCTCGTCATGTCTTCACTCTTGGCATTCTCCG GGGATATAAGTTACTATCACTCTTCAGAGTGAAGATATGGTGGATGATACCAAGGGTTGGAAAATGTGCAAGTGATGTTCCATTGGAGACTCAGTTCTTGCTTCTAGAAGCAAGAGAAGATTCTGCACTcaatggtgatgatgataatgatgaagagTTTTGTTCTGATTCAGATGAGGATCCTTCAACATCACAAAACACAAACTACATTCTCTTCTTGCCTGTTTTGGATGGACAATTTCGTTCAACTTTGCAAGGAACTCAATCAAATCAGCTCCAATTCTGCGTCGAAAGCG GAGATGCACATATCAAAACTTCACAATCACTAGAAGCTGTATTTGTAAATTCAGGAAACAATCCATTTGAGTTAGTCAGAAACTCTATCAA GATATTGGAAAAACTCAAAGGAAGTTTTAGTCACATTGAGCACAAGAAAATCCCTGCACATCTTGATTGGTTTGGATGGTGCACTTGGGATGCTTTTTACAATCAAGTGAGTCCACAAGGAATAAGAGAGGGCCTTCAAAG TTTCTCAGAAGGAAGTTGTTCACCAAAGTTTCTCATCATTGATGATGGTTGGCAAGACACATTCAATGAGTTTCACAAAGAAGGTGAACCACCAATTGAAGGAATACA GTTTGCAACCAGACTAATAGGcatgaaagaaaacaaaaagttcaACAATGCAGACCTTGACAATTCTTGCAACAATCTTCACAATTTTGTTGATTTCATCAAACACAACTTTGGACTAAA ATATGTTTACATGTGGCATGCATTAGCTGGTTACTGGGGAGGAGTATTCCCATCATCAGAAGCTATGAAGAAATACAATCCAAAACTTTCATATCCAATTCAATCACCTGGAAACACAGGGAACCTTAGAGATATAGCCATGGACAGCCTGCAAAAATATGGAGTTGGAATCATGGATCCTGAAAAGCTTCAAGATTTCTACAATGACTATCACAGTTATCTTGCTAGCTGTGGCGTCGACGGCGTCAAAGTTGATGTCCAGAATGTGATAGAAACCTTAGGCTCTGGCCGTGGCGGACGCGTTTCGCTGACGAAATGGTATCAAGAGGCACTAGAGGAATCTATAGCCAAGAACTTCAAGGACAATAACCTCATTTGTTGCATGTCTCACAACTCTGATTCAATATACAG TTCAAAGAAGAGTGCATCAGCAAGAGCATCTGAAGATTTCATGCCAGGAAAGCCAAAACTTCAAACCTTACACATTGCCTCAGTATCCTTCAATAGTCTTCTTGTTGGGGAGATATTTGTGTCTGATTGGGATATGTTCCAT AGCAAGCATGACACTGCTGAGTTCCATGCTGCAGCAAGAGCAATAGGTGGTTGTGCAGTATATGTAAG TGATAAGCCTGGAAACCATGATTTTGAGATCCTCAAGAAGTTAGTACTACCTAATGGATCAGTCTTGAGAGCAAGATTCGCCGGCCGCCCGACTCGAGATTGCTTATTTAAAGATCCTGTTATGGATGGTAAAAG TTTGCTGAAGATTTGGAACATGAACAAGTTCACCGGGGTGGTAGGTGTGTTCAATTGCCAAGGAGCAGGAAGCTGGCCACTGAAACCAGTTGATGGAACACCAAATAACATAACCTTATCAGGGAAAGTGAGACCCCTTGATGTGGAGTTTCTAGAAGATGTTGCAGGAGAAAACTGGAATGGAAATTGTGCAATATATGCCTTCAATTCAG GTGTTCTTACCAAGCtacaaaacaaagaaaaactaGAAGTGACATTAGAGACTCTTCAATGTGAAATATATACAGTATCACCAATCAGG GTGTTTGGTAATGATGTAGAATTTGCACCAATAGGATTGCTTGACATGTACAATTCAGGGGGTGCAGTTGAATATCTGAACTGCACCATGGATGCTGTTAATGATGAAGAATGCATGGTCAAAATCAAAACCAGAGGATGTGGCAGATTTGGAGCATACTCTAATGTTAGACCAAAACGTTGCATGGTGGAAATGAAGGAAGAAAATGAGTTCTTCTACAACCATGAAAATGGACTACTCACAATTAATCTTGATGGTAGTGATTGCAAATCAAGGGGAATTGAACTTGTATACTAA
- the LOC107629360 gene encoding 28 kDa ribonucleoprotein, chloroplastic, whose translation MSIITGFKSLTTMAESCLLSPPSSLFHSKHITHSNSKPHHHTLFKLACPFPSLSLSLTARRHHHVLTHVAQTSDWAQQEEDNTLTLEQQEAEEPALSDWEPSAEIVGEAEVAEAEDADEEEEEGEEEGGDFVEPPEEAKIFVGNLPYDVDSQKLAMLFEQAGTVEIAEVIYNRDTDQSRGFGFVTMSTVEEAEAAVDKFHRYDLGGRLLTVNKASPRGERPERPPRSFEQAFRIYVGNLPWDVDNGRLEQIFSEHGKVANARVVYDRETGRSRGFGFVTMTDESEMNDAIAALDGQSLDGRAIRVNVAEDRPRRSF comes from the exons ATGTCTATCATCACTGGCTTCAAATCCCTAACTACCATGGCAGAATCATGCCTTCTCtctcctccttcttctctcttccatTCCAAACACATCACCCATTCAAATTCCAAACCCCACCACCACACTCTCTTCAAACTCGCTTGCCCATTCccttccctctctctttctctcaccGCAAGGCGCCATCATCACGTGCTCACTCACGTGGCCCAAACCTCCGACTGGGCCCAGCAAGAGGAAGACAACACTCTCACCTTGGAACAGCAAGAAGCTGAAGAACCTGCACTTTCAGATTGGGAACCCAGCGCTGAAATCGTAGGCGAAGCTGAAGTTGCTGAAGCCGAAGACgcagacgaagaagaagaagaaggagaagaagaaggaggggaTTTTGTTGAGCCACCAGAGGAAGCGAAAATCTTCGTTGGAAACTTGCCTTATGACGTTGATAGCCAGAAACTCGCCATGCTTTTCGAGCAAGCTGGAACCGTTGAAATTGCCGAG GTTATTTACAACAGGGACACTGACCAGAGTCGCGGGTTTGGCTTCGTGACGATGAGTACTGTCGAGGAAGCTGAGGCTGCTGTGGATAAGTTCCACCGCTAT GATTTAGGTGGAAGACTGTTGACTGTTAACAAGGCTTCTCCAAGAGGAGAACGACCTGAACGCCCACCCCGTTCATTCGAACAGGCTTTTAGAATCTATGTTGGTAACTTGCCTTGGGATGTTGACAATGGTCGCCTGGAGCAGATTTTCAGCGAACACGGTAAGGTTGCGAATGCTCGCGTAGTGTATGACAGAGAGACTGGACGATCACGCGgctttggttttgtcacaatgaCCGACGAGAGTGAAATGAATGATGCAATTGCTGCTCTTGATGGCCAG AGTTTGGATGGAAGGGCAATAAGAGTGAATGTTGCTGAGGACAGACCCAGACGCTCTTTTTGA
- the LOC107629361 gene encoding protein-L-isoaspartate O-methyltransferase 1 isoform X2: MKQYNSLLYFLNHGLWLLLLLCHIQILHNKRFCSGSSMSRNKAMVESLQRYGVIRSNKVAEVMESIDRALFVPNGAGAYIDSPMSIGYNATISAPHMHAMCLQLLEKNLQPGMHALDIGSGTGYLTACFGMMVRPEGRAVGVEHIPELVSSSIENIQKSAAAQLLKDGSLSVHAADGRKGWPEFAPYDAIHVGAAAPEIPQALIDQLKPGGRMVIPVGNMFQDLKVVDKKSDGSISVHTETSVRYVPLTSREAQLRGY; encoded by the exons aTGAAACAGTATAATTCCTTACTTTACTTCCTTAATCATGGCTTATGGTTATTACTATTACTATGCCATATTCAAATCCTTCACAACAAG AGATTCTGCTCTGGCAGCAGCATGAGTAGGAACAAAGCAATGGTGGAAAGTTTGCAGCGTTATGGAGTGATAAGATCAAATAAGGTAGCTGAAGTAATGGAGAGCATTGATAGAGCATTGTTTGTTCCCAACGGGGCTGGAGCTTATATCGACAGCCCCATGTCGATAGGGTACAACGCAACTATATCTGCGCCGCATATGCATGCGATGTGCCTTCAGTTACTGGAGAAGAATTTGCAGCCTGGAATGCATGCTCTCGACATTGGCTCCG GAACAGGGTATTTGACAGCGTGCTTCGGCATGATGGTTAGACCGGAAGGTCGTGCTGTTGGTGTGGAGCATATTCCTGAATTGGTTTCTTCTTCAATAGAGAATATTCAGAAAAGTGCTGCCGCCCAATTATTGAAAGATGGCTCCCTTTCAGTTCATGCTGCTG ATGGAAGAAAAGGTTGGCCGGAGTTTGCCCCTTATGATGCCATTCATGTTGGGGCAGCAGCACCTGAAATTCCGCAAGCACTTATTGATCAGTTAAAGCCTGGAGGAAGAATGGTGATCCCAGTTGGAAACATGTTTCAAGATTTGAAGGTGGTGGACAAGAAATCTGATGGCTCTATTAGTGTCCACACCGAGACCTCCGTTCGTTATGTCCCCCTCACCAGTCGAGAAGCTCAACTTCGCGGTTACTGA
- the LOC107629361 gene encoding protein-L-isoaspartate O-methyltransferase 1 isoform X1, whose amino-acid sequence MNTTPSPSASVSASAPYNFLFSSCPASRALSLTATATLFPSHSSPPSSVSLTTSFSFLQNPNFITGNSLFHSMQRFCSGSSMSRNKAMVESLQRYGVIRSNKVAEVMESIDRALFVPNGAGAYIDSPMSIGYNATISAPHMHAMCLQLLEKNLQPGMHALDIGSGTGYLTACFGMMVRPEGRAVGVEHIPELVSSSIENIQKSAAAQLLKDGSLSVHAADGRKGWPEFAPYDAIHVGAAAPEIPQALIDQLKPGGRMVIPVGNMFQDLKVVDKKSDGSISVHTETSVRYVPLTSREAQLRGY is encoded by the exons ATGAATACTACTCCTTCTCCTTCTGCTTCTGTCTCTGCCTCTGCGCCCTATaatttcctcttctcttcttgcCCTGCTTCACGCGCTCTCTCTCTAACCGCAACAGCGACACtcttcccttctcattcttcgcCTCCCTCCTCTGTTTCCCTCACCACCTCCTTCTCCTTCCTCCAAAACCCTAATTTCATTACGGGAAACTCTCTCTTCCATTCCATGCAG AGATTCTGCTCTGGCAGCAGCATGAGTAGGAACAAAGCAATGGTGGAAAGTTTGCAGCGTTATGGAGTGATAAGATCAAATAAGGTAGCTGAAGTAATGGAGAGCATTGATAGAGCATTGTTTGTTCCCAACGGGGCTGGAGCTTATATCGACAGCCCCATGTCGATAGGGTACAACGCAACTATATCTGCGCCGCATATGCATGCGATGTGCCTTCAGTTACTGGAGAAGAATTTGCAGCCTGGAATGCATGCTCTCGACATTGGCTCCG GAACAGGGTATTTGACAGCGTGCTTCGGCATGATGGTTAGACCGGAAGGTCGTGCTGTTGGTGTGGAGCATATTCCTGAATTGGTTTCTTCTTCAATAGAGAATATTCAGAAAAGTGCTGCCGCCCAATTATTGAAAGATGGCTCCCTTTCAGTTCATGCTGCTG ATGGAAGAAAAGGTTGGCCGGAGTTTGCCCCTTATGATGCCATTCATGTTGGGGCAGCAGCACCTGAAATTCCGCAAGCACTTATTGATCAGTTAAAGCCTGGAGGAAGAATGGTGATCCCAGTTGGAAACATGTTTCAAGATTTGAAGGTGGTGGACAAGAAATCTGATGGCTCTATTAGTGTCCACACCGAGACCTCCGTTCGTTATGTCCCCCTCACCAGTCGAGAAGCTCAACTTCGCGGTTACTGA
- the LOC107629359 gene encoding protein SIEVE ELEMENT OCCLUSION B, whose amino-acid sequence MASTHGGSNKMQQRKEKRRLFAAADDSAMMKQIQATHQPDGREVDVKPIIQIVDQVLIQLIARSIEGHHEKSENEKLEAAAALAEFDMLDSLAFVIHKISCELSCKCSGSGDAHGSTMVLLNYLSSYAWHGKVVLTLASFSVVFGEFWLVAEMSTKENTLAKSVALLKQLPDIVENSSSLMPQFDAVNKLVKASLDVTMCIVKFKELPSQYISQDSPPMSLASAYIPIASYWVIRSIVACSSQISGFIGMRNESMSSATEAWELSSLAHKMASIYEHLNNQLDQCYRAIEERMQIEAFHNLVRLFETVHIDNMKILRALIYAKDDFPPLIDGTTKTKTSLEILRRKHVLLLISDLDLSQEEIMVLDNLYKDAKARGEGHYEMVWIPVVEKSSWNEAANQKFEYLQSMMAWYSVRDPFIIEPSVIKYIKEVWNFTKKAIVVALDPQGRLSSPNAIHMIWIWGNLAFPFTREKEESMWKQEIWSLELLVDGIDPSVLEWVTEGKFICLYGGEDLEWISKFTTAALSVAKAGGFELEMVYVGKSNAKERMQKMINTFATRKFSYYWPNVTSIWFFWARLESMLYSKLQHGRTVENDEIMSEVMTVLSFDGSDQGWAIFCRGASEMARAKGDTALTSLLEFDKWKENIDKLGLVQALKDYLDQLHTPHHCNRLILPGSTGGIPQKVVCAECGRQMEKYFMYRCCVE is encoded by the exons ATGGCCAGCACCCACGGTGGTTCTAATAAGATGCAACAGAGGAAGGAAAAGCGGCGGTTGTTCGCGGCGGCCGACGATAGCGCCATGATGAAGCAAATTCAGGCAACTCATCAGCCTGATGGCCGTGAAGTTGATGTGAAACCGATCATTCAAATTGTTGATCAAGTCTTAATTCAACTCATTGCTCGTAGCATTGAGGGTCATCAT GAAAAAAGTGAGAACGAGAAATTGGAAGCTGCTGCTGCATTGGCTGAATTTGACATGCTTGACTCGCTGGCTTTTGTCATACACAAAATCTCGTGCGAG CTATCGTGCAAGTGCTCGGGAAGCGGAGATGCACATGGATCAACAATGGTGCTCCTAAACTACCTATCAAGTTATGCATGGCATGGAAAGGTGGTTCTAACCCTAGCATCATTCTCAGTGGTGTTTGGAGAGTTCTGGCTAGTGGCTGAGATGAGCACAAAAGAGAACACACTTGCCAAATCAGTGGCACTTCTTAAACAACTCCCAGACATAGTTGAGAATTCATCTTCATTGATGCCACAATTTGATGCTGTGAACAAGCTTGTGAAGGCTTCATTGGATGTTACAATGTGCATTGTTAAGTTTAAGGAGCTTCCATCTCAATATATTTCTCAAGACTCTCCTCCTATGTCTCTTGCAAGTGCTTATATTCCAATTGCTTCTTATTGGGTTATTAGAAGCATTGTTGCTTGTTCCTCTCAGATTTCTGGTTTCATTGGCATGAGAAATGA GTCGATGTCATCAGCCACAGAGGCATGGGAATTATCTAGCCTTGCTCACAAAATGGCTAGTATATATGAGCACCTCAATAATCAATTGGATCAATGCTATCGAGCcatag AGGAAAGGATGCAAATAGAGGCCTTCCACAATCTGGTCCGTTTATTTGAGACAGTCCACATAGACAACATGAAAATCCTCAGAGCATTGATATATGCCAAGGATGATTTTCCTCCACTCATTGATGGAACTACCAAAACAAAG ACTAGTCTTGAAATCCTAAGGAGGAAGCATGTGCTACTTCTAATATCAGATCTTGACCTATCACAAGAAGAGATAATGGTTCTTGACAACTTATACAAAGATGCAAAAGCAAGAGGTGAAGGACACTATGAAATGGTGTGGATCCCAGTTGTGGAGAAATCTTCATGGAATGAAGCAGCCAATCAAAAGTTTGAGTACTTGCAATCAATGATGGCATGGTATAGTGTTAGAGACCCATTCATAATTGAGCCATCAGTTATAAAGTACATAAAAGAAGTTTGGAACTTTACAAAGAAAGCCATTGTTGTTGCACTTGATCCACAAGGGAGGTTGTCTTCACCAAATGCAATTCATATGATTTGGATTTGGGGTAACTTGGCTTTCCCTTTCACAAGAGAGAAAGAAGAGTCTATGTGGAAGCAAGAGATTTGGAGTCTTGAGCTTCTTGTTGATGGCATTGACCCTAGTGTCTTGGAATGG GTAACTGAAGGCAAATTCATATGCCTGTATGGAGGTGAAGACCTTGAATGGATTTCAAAATTCACGACGGCCGCACTTAGCGTTGCGAAAGCCGGCGGATTCGAGCTAGAGATGGTTTATGTGGGGAAGAGCAATGCCAAGGAGAGGATGCAGAAAATGATCAACACATTTGCCACAAGGAAGTTCAGCTACTATTGGCCTAATGTGACTTCAATTTGGTTCTTTTGGGCAAG GTTGGAGAGCATGCTTTACTCAAAGTTACAGCATGGAAGAACAGTGGAGAATGATGAAATCATGAGTGAG GTGATGACTGTGCTTAGCTTTGATGGTAGCGATCAAGGTTGGGCTATATTTTGTAGGGGTGCATCAGAAATGGCTAGAGCCAAAGGTGACACTGCCCTAACAAGCTTGTTGGAATTTGATAAATGGAAGGAGA